The segment CTTACACGATGGACTTTGAGAAGTTGGAGAACATTAAGCCTGAGGATGAAACCTTTGATTATGATGGCTTTACAGTAGTGTGCGATCGTAAGAGCCTGCTCTACCTTTATGGGCTGGTGTTGGACTACAGTGAAGCCATGATTGGCGGCGGATTCCAATTCACGAATCCCAATGCTAGCCAGACGTGTGGTTGTGGCAAGTCTTTTTCAGCCTAGCCCATGAGTAACTTATCATTAGCATGTGGACATCCCTGATTCAGGCTGATACAGACACTCTGCGTC is part of the Cyanobacteriota bacterium genome and harbors:
- a CDS encoding iron-sulfur cluster assembly accessory protein, producing the protein MTQSVTRSASPAPARGIQMTDSALRQVLALREKQGSDLCLRVGVRQGGCSGMSYTMDFEKLENIKPEDETFDYDGFTVVCDRKSLLYLYGLVLDYSEAMIGGGFQFTNPNASQTCGCGKSFSA